A stretch of the Tardiphaga sp. 709 genome encodes the following:
- the epsC gene encoding serine O-acetyltransferase EpsC, which translates to MSRVADDVKQDIGRDGPAPLWDLGTIVAGLRESRDVAHNIWQRGPSRRAPSREALTEVLKSLTEALFPRHYGRSDFGTESIDAFVEGKLGAALDGLLEQVYRGQTFVSDGAPTERHFEDAVALTRGFAARLPEIRGRLVSDLRAAFVGDPAATSFPEILIGYPGMVAIIHHRVAHLLYNLGATMVARLIAELAHSATGIDIHPGARLGASIFIDHGTGVVIGETAIVGDRVRIYQAVTLGARHFPTDHEGKAIKGNARHPIIEDDVIIYAGATILGRIVVGSGSTIGGNVWLTEDVPPNSFVTQASVRSKISPR; encoded by the coding sequence ATGTCGAGGGTTGCCGACGACGTCAAACAAGACATAGGTCGGGACGGTCCGGCGCCACTTTGGGACTTGGGTACGATCGTTGCCGGGCTGCGCGAGTCCCGCGACGTTGCCCACAATATCTGGCAGCGTGGGCCGAGCAGACGGGCGCCGTCGCGCGAAGCCCTTACAGAGGTGCTCAAGAGCCTCACCGAGGCATTGTTTCCCCGGCATTATGGCCGTTCCGATTTCGGCACCGAAAGCATCGATGCGTTTGTCGAAGGCAAACTGGGCGCCGCACTGGATGGCTTGCTCGAGCAAGTCTACCGCGGGCAGACTTTCGTTTCCGACGGCGCGCCGACCGAGCGACATTTTGAGGACGCCGTTGCGTTGACGCGCGGCTTCGCCGCCCGGCTGCCGGAGATCCGAGGCAGGCTGGTCAGCGATCTCAGAGCCGCCTTCGTGGGAGATCCTGCTGCGACGAGCTTCCCCGAAATCCTGATTGGCTATCCCGGCATGGTGGCGATCATCCATCACCGCGTCGCGCACCTGCTTTACAATCTCGGGGCGACGATGGTGGCGCGGTTGATCGCCGAGCTGGCGCATAGCGCAACGGGAATCGACATTCACCCGGGTGCGCGTCTTGGCGCCAGCATCTTCATCGACCATGGCACCGGCGTCGTGATCGGCGAAACTGCCATCGTCGGTGATCGCGTCCGAATCTATCAGGCGGTAACGCTTGGAGCCCGGCACTTCCCCACCGATCACGAGGGCAAGGCCATCAAGGGCAATGCGCGCCATCCGATCATCGAGGACGATGTCATCATCTATGCCGGCGCGACCATTCTGGGACGCATCGTGGTCGGAAGCGGCTCCACCATCGGTGGCAACGTCTGGTTGACCGAAGACGTACCGCCCAACAGTTTCGTGACGCAGGCATCGGTGCGGAGCAAGATCAGCCCGCGATGA
- a CDS encoding MetQ/NlpA family ABC transporter substrate-binding protein: protein MRAASRFLILSLSALALSLPALQANAADKPLKVGVSAGPYGDILREAARLSEKEGLKAEIIEFSDWNQPNAALQAGDIDLNNFQHRFYLANQSKARGYKLSALDESILVPAGVFSKKYTKASDIPDGAKIAIPNDPTNAARALLLFQTAGLLKLKTDAGLSASILDVTENPKKLHIVEIDAAQLPRSLDDVAAAFVSSNYAYLAGLDLNKALAAETSVVEAKPYYTLVFAARDDRKDDPQIKKFISIYRSQPVKDFIRTKFNGSILAAW from the coding sequence ATGAGAGCTGCATCTCGATTTCTCATTCTCTCCCTTTCAGCGCTTGCACTGTCGTTACCCGCCCTGCAGGCCAACGCCGCCGACAAGCCGCTCAAGGTCGGCGTTTCGGCAGGGCCCTATGGCGACATTCTTCGCGAGGCCGCGCGGCTGTCCGAGAAAGAGGGACTGAAGGCGGAGATCATCGAGTTTAGCGACTGGAACCAGCCCAATGCAGCGCTGCAGGCAGGCGACATCGACCTCAACAACTTCCAGCACCGCTTCTATCTCGCCAATCAGTCGAAGGCGCGCGGTTACAAGCTCTCCGCCCTCGATGAATCGATCCTGGTGCCGGCCGGCGTCTTCTCCAAGAAATACACCAAGGCCTCCGACATTCCCGACGGGGCCAAGATCGCCATCCCCAACGATCCGACCAATGCAGCGCGCGCATTGTTGCTGTTTCAGACCGCTGGACTGCTCAAGTTGAAGACCGATGCCGGCCTCTCGGCGAGCATTCTCGATGTGACTGAAAATCCAAAGAAGCTCCATATCGTCGAGATCGACGCGGCCCAGTTGCCGCGGTCTCTCGATGACGTGGCAGCCGCCTTTGTGTCATCCAACTACGCCTATCTCGCCGGCCTGGACCTCAACAAGGCGCTTGCGGCCGAAACCAGCGTCGTCGAAGCCAAGCCATATTATACCCTCGTCTTCGCCGCACGTGACGATCGCAAGGACGATCCGCAGATCAAGAAGTTCATCTCGATCTATCGGTCGCAGCCGGTGAAGGATTTCATCCGCACCAAGTTCAACGGCTCGATCCTCGCCGCCTGGTAA
- a CDS encoding acyl-CoA dehydrogenase family protein, translating to MNKPTPQHSFDVSQPIRIGSSDLQQLFDHIAQGEAEREHDRVLPYDIIELIRRSRIGALRIPKADGGGGSTVRELLTAVIRLAEADANVAHILRNHYSVVERLLTSPPSAQNRKWRDDVAAGAIIGLATTELGSSQVGDIAPATTVTPDDDGYRLNGTKYYSTGTLYADYVLVRVADGNQALATTIIPVKREGIELVDDWDGSGQRLTGSGTTHFRNVRVEAAELIFDQPNIGYGAAYQNTFAQLYLTAINAGIAAAILRDASDLVRRRARSFYYAPTLRPREDPILQQTVGQIASNAFAAEATVLAAADALDVSSKAPDREDTKPALDAALASSKAKIVVDELAIRSGSLLFDAGGASATKKSDNLDRHWRNARTLSSHNPVTYKAQAIGAYEVNGTPLPAKGFF from the coding sequence ATGAACAAGCCCACACCACAGCACTCGTTCGACGTGTCGCAGCCGATCCGGATCGGCTCGTCCGATCTGCAACAGTTGTTTGATCACATCGCGCAGGGCGAGGCAGAGCGCGAGCACGACCGTGTTCTGCCTTACGATATCATCGAGCTGATCCGCCGATCGCGGATCGGCGCGCTCCGCATTCCCAAGGCCGACGGCGGCGGCGGCAGTACGGTGCGTGAACTGCTCACTGCAGTCATCAGGCTGGCGGAAGCCGACGCCAATGTCGCGCATATCCTGCGCAATCACTATAGCGTGGTCGAGCGCCTGCTGACCTCGCCGCCAAGCGCGCAGAACCGCAAGTGGCGCGACGACGTCGCGGCCGGCGCCATCATTGGCCTTGCCACCACGGAGCTGGGCAGTTCGCAGGTGGGAGACATCGCTCCCGCCACCACCGTCACGCCGGATGACGATGGCTACCGCCTTAACGGCACCAAATATTACAGCACCGGCACGCTCTATGCGGACTACGTGCTGGTGCGCGTCGCGGATGGTAACCAAGCGCTCGCAACGACGATCATTCCGGTTAAGCGCGAAGGCATCGAGCTGGTCGATGACTGGGATGGTTCGGGCCAGCGCCTGACCGGAAGCGGCACCACGCATTTCCGCAACGTCCGGGTCGAAGCGGCCGAGCTCATTTTCGATCAGCCCAATATCGGTTATGGGGCCGCCTATCAGAACACGTTCGCGCAACTCTACCTGACGGCCATCAATGCTGGTATCGCCGCAGCCATCCTGCGAGACGCCAGCGACCTGGTCAGGCGGCGCGCACGCAGTTTCTATTACGCGCCGACTCTTCGCCCGCGCGAAGACCCCATCCTGCAGCAGACCGTTGGCCAGATCGCAAGCAATGCGTTCGCGGCAGAAGCAACCGTGCTGGCCGCGGCCGACGCGCTTGACGTATCGAGCAAGGCCCCGGATCGCGAAGATACCAAGCCAGCGCTGGATGCCGCCCTCGCATCGTCCAAAGCCAAGATCGTCGTCGACGAATTGGCCATCCGCAGTGGCAGCCTGCTGTTCGACGCCGGCGGCGCATCCGCGACCAAGAAGTCCGACAATCTTGACCGCCACTGGCGCAATGCGCGGACGCTGTCGTCGCACAACCCGGTGACCTACAAGGCACAGGCGATCGGCGCCTATGAGGTCAACGGCACGCCGCTGCCGGCCAAGGGCTTTTTCTAG
- a CDS encoding NrtA/SsuA/CpmA family ABC transporter substrate-binding protein, with product MSKPFFTSSRRDFLSLAMAGVSAYAGIHLASHDDAIAQSTGRKTDKVRLTWGYHGLTLIAKERGEFEKALAQHDIKVEWLGPFPNHAPTLQAVTGDSADFGFGGSTTPALAAIIAGSPLVFTQFVLYEPRTTAIIAKDDSDINKVEDLVGKSVAVNRSGLGEFLLIAALEKHKVDRSKVKFVYLNPPDAAPALASGKVDAWSMWSPGVDIARLDYKAHDVFLEGRDLPFQIDFSSYVTSRKFAKDNPAIVRALNAAYEKEAQWVNKNTTDAEHLIQKVAKYDDRIRDQFIERKRNYTLIPVSDKKFVGELQTAANWLTERKVLPESVTVSDHLASL from the coding sequence ATGTCAAAACCGTTCTTCACATCGTCACGCCGGGATTTTCTCAGTCTCGCGATGGCGGGTGTCAGCGCCTATGCCGGCATTCATCTCGCGAGCCATGACGACGCCATCGCGCAAAGCACCGGGCGAAAGACCGACAAGGTCCGTCTCACCTGGGGTTATCATGGTCTCACGCTGATCGCGAAGGAGCGCGGCGAGTTCGAGAAGGCACTCGCCCAGCATGACATCAAGGTGGAATGGCTCGGCCCATTCCCGAACCACGCGCCGACCTTACAGGCAGTGACCGGTGACAGTGCTGATTTTGGCTTTGGCGGTAGCACCACGCCCGCGCTGGCGGCCATCATCGCCGGCTCGCCACTCGTCTTCACCCAGTTCGTGCTCTACGAGCCGCGCACGACGGCGATCATCGCCAAGGATGATTCCGACATCAACAAGGTCGAGGATCTGGTCGGCAAGTCGGTCGCGGTCAACCGCTCCGGACTTGGCGAATTCCTGCTCATCGCAGCGCTCGAGAAGCACAAGGTCGACCGCTCCAAGGTGAAATTCGTCTATCTCAACCCACCGGACGCCGCGCCAGCACTCGCATCCGGCAAGGTGGATGCCTGGTCGATGTGGTCGCCGGGCGTCGACATCGCGCGGCTGGACTACAAGGCTCACGACGTTTTCCTTGAGGGACGCGACCTGCCATTCCAGATCGACTTCTCTTCTTACGTGACGTCCCGCAAATTCGCGAAGGACAATCCGGCCATCGTGCGGGCGCTCAACGCGGCTTATGAGAAGGAAGCGCAGTGGGTCAACAAGAACACCACCGACGCCGAGCATCTCATCCAGAAGGTCGCGAAGTACGACGACCGGATTCGCGACCAGTTCATTGAGCGCAAGCGCAACTACACGCTCATTCCGGTGTCGGACAAGAAATTCGTCGGAGAACTGCAAACCGCAGCGAACTGGCTGACCGAGCGAAAGGTCCTGCCCGAATCCGTCACCGTCTCGGATCATCTGGCCAGTCTTTAA
- a CDS encoding ABC transporter ATP-binding protein, protein MSPTSVTSSENAVTVSGLTRAYGPRVVIDRLDLRIGRGEFVALLGESGCGKTTLLRALAGLDPIQGGHIDAPGRPAVVFQEHRLLPWDTLWQNVSLGLPGADPRKRAAAALVEVGLGDRLDDWPRNLSGGQAQRVALARALVQEPRLLLLDEPFAALDALTRIRMHVLVKELIARHQPGVLLVTHDVDEAIALADRILVMRNGVIASEHRVDTHGRPAASRDQLLRELGVATNLQVA, encoded by the coding sequence ATGAGCCCGACATCCGTGACATCTAGCGAAAACGCCGTAACCGTGAGCGGCCTGACGCGGGCCTATGGCCCGCGGGTGGTGATCGATAGGCTGGATCTCCGCATCGGGCGCGGTGAATTCGTCGCGCTTCTCGGTGAGAGCGGCTGCGGCAAGACCACGTTGCTACGCGCCCTCGCTGGCCTCGACCCGATCCAGGGCGGACATATCGATGCGCCCGGGCGACCTGCGGTGGTGTTTCAGGAACATCGCCTGCTGCCCTGGGATACGCTCTGGCAGAATGTCTCGCTCGGCCTTCCCGGCGCGGATCCGCGCAAGCGTGCCGCCGCTGCCCTGGTTGAGGTCGGTCTAGGCGACCGGCTGGACGACTGGCCGCGTAATCTGTCTGGCGGGCAGGCGCAGCGCGTCGCCCTCGCCCGCGCGCTGGTGCAGGAGCCTCGGCTGCTGTTGCTGGACGAGCCCTTCGCGGCACTGGACGCACTGACGCGAATTCGCATGCATGTGCTGGTCAAGGAGCTTATCGCCCGCCACCAGCCCGGCGTGCTTCTCGTTACGCATGACGTCGATGAAGCAATTGCCCTCGCCGACCGAATTCTGGTGATGCGCAACGGCGTGATCGCATCCGAGCACCGCGTAGATACTCACGGCAGGCCGGCTGCATCCCGCGATCAACTACTTCGCGAACTCGGCGTCGCCACCAATCTCCAGGTCGCCTGA
- a CDS encoding ABC transporter permease subunit, with protein MAKPGLKPNLIVLSWIAPVILIVVWEALAQAGWLSPQVLPAPSKVLRTAWKLTLSGSLLNDLGVSLLRAAAGFAIGGSIGFILGTLVGFSRIAEALIDRSVQMIRAIPFLALVPLVIVWFGVGEGQKIFLVSLGVAFPIYINTTLGIRQIDPKLIELGRVQGLSTLQLIRRIILPGALPSILTGVRYSLATAWLALVVAETVGAQSGLGFLAMDAREFLRTDVIVLTIVIYALIGVAADSIARLLERKLLAWHPNYGKGARS; from the coding sequence ATTGCCAAACCCGGCCTGAAGCCAAATCTGATCGTCCTGTCCTGGATCGCGCCCGTTATTCTCATCGTTGTATGGGAAGCGCTGGCGCAGGCCGGTTGGCTGTCGCCACAAGTCCTTCCTGCCCCCTCGAAGGTGCTACGCACAGCGTGGAAACTGACTTTGTCCGGATCGCTGCTGAACGATCTCGGCGTCAGCTTGCTGCGTGCGGCCGCGGGCTTTGCAATCGGCGGCAGCATCGGCTTCATCCTCGGCACGCTGGTGGGCTTCTCGCGCATCGCCGAAGCATTGATCGATCGCAGCGTGCAGATGATCCGCGCGATCCCATTCCTTGCCCTCGTACCGCTCGTCATCGTCTGGTTCGGCGTCGGTGAGGGACAGAAGATCTTTCTGGTCTCGCTCGGCGTCGCCTTCCCTATCTATATCAACACCACCCTCGGCATTCGCCAGATCGATCCGAAGCTGATCGAGCTCGGCCGCGTCCAGGGGCTGTCCACGCTGCAATTGATCCGGCGCATCATCCTGCCCGGCGCGTTGCCGTCGATCCTCACGGGTGTCCGCTATTCGCTGGCAACGGCATGGCTGGCGCTTGTGGTGGCCGAGACCGTCGGCGCGCAATCAGGCCTCGGGTTCCTGGCCATGGACGCCCGCGAATTCCTGCGCACCGACGTGATCGTGCTGACCATCGTGATCTACGCGCTGATCGGGGTTGCCGCCGACTCCATCGCCCGGCTGCTCGAACGCAAATTGCTCGCCTGGCATCCGAACTACGGCAAGGGCGCACGATCATGA
- a CDS encoding LLM class flavin-dependent oxidoreductase, translating to MSTNPLRFGVWAPVHGPRAAHQDPEEPYDASWERNKALVLQAEALGYDSTLIAQHTINPHQEDLDQLETWSSAAALAALTSRIEIIAAIKPYLFHPVVLAKMALQIENISRGRFALNLVNAWNKPELEKAGIGFAEHDDRYAYGKEWISIVARLTSGERLTHKGENFDVRDYALRPKDLYRARPAIYVGGESEPACELVASHGDVWFINGQPLADVTALIANVAARPRAGAPLRFGLSAFVIARETDAEAEQAHQRLLALAAQDAPMKAIQRVNTDPKVVMMQTMQKSPRVGTNGGTAAGLVGSYDTVAARIREFHAAGIELFMLQFQPLESEMQRFAEQIFPRVKGEATLLKASRG from the coding sequence ATGAGCACGAACCCTCTTCGATTTGGCGTCTGGGCACCGGTGCATGGGCCACGGGCGGCGCATCAGGATCCCGAAGAGCCGTATGATGCGTCGTGGGAGCGCAACAAGGCGCTGGTCCTGCAGGCCGAGGCACTGGGCTACGATTCGACCCTGATCGCGCAGCACACCATCAATCCGCATCAGGAAGATCTCGATCAACTCGAGACCTGGAGTTCTGCAGCGGCGCTGGCTGCACTGACCAGCCGGATCGAGATCATCGCGGCGATCAAGCCCTATCTGTTTCATCCGGTCGTACTCGCCAAGATGGCACTGCAGATCGAGAATATCAGCCGCGGCCGCTTTGCGCTCAATCTGGTCAATGCCTGGAACAAGCCCGAGCTGGAGAAAGCCGGTATCGGCTTTGCCGAGCATGACGATCGCTATGCCTATGGCAAGGAATGGATCTCGATCGTTGCGCGACTGACGAGCGGGGAACGGCTGACGCACAAGGGCGAAAATTTCGATGTCCGAGACTACGCGCTACGTCCGAAGGACCTGTACCGGGCGCGGCCCGCGATCTATGTCGGCGGTGAGTCGGAGCCGGCGTGCGAACTGGTCGCGTCCCATGGCGATGTCTGGTTCATCAACGGCCAGCCGCTGGCCGATGTCACGGCACTGATCGCCAATGTGGCGGCACGACCGCGGGCCGGCGCTCCGCTGCGTTTTGGCCTGTCGGCCTTCGTGATCGCGCGTGAGACTGATGCAGAAGCCGAGCAGGCACATCAGCGTCTGCTGGCGCTTGCCGCGCAGGACGCGCCGATGAAGGCCATTCAGCGTGTCAATACCGATCCCAAGGTCGTGATGATGCAAACGATGCAGAAGTCGCCGCGGGTCGGCACCAATGGCGGGACCGCTGCGGGTCTGGTGGGAAGCTACGATACGGTCGCTGCCCGTATCCGCGAGTTCCATGCCGCCGGCATAGAGTTGTTCATGCTGCAATTCCAGCCATTGGAGAGTGAGATGCAGCGTTTTGCCGAGCAAATCTTTCCACGGGTGAAGGGGGAGGCAACTTTGCTGAAGGCCTCGCGCGGTTGA
- a CDS encoding CmcJ/NvfI family oxidoreductase translates to MGLLNEKITAGAFVTADLNYLAPINGRPRTYTFDPPAGEPRSNAEPEPHAVAIHDVRPSIDQWSLDEHGFAVAHQHSAVSDFYDDENVKGVYYPEAEKLLKDITGAIRVFIFDHTVRKRVDGVNDRGDGPRQPVARVHVDHTDRSGPQRVRDLIPEDAEELLKGRVQIINLWRPIRGPLKDSPLAVADARTVRFDELVGSDLVYQHRVGETYAVKFNPQHRWYYVPDMTPDEILLLKCYDSAKDGVARFAPHTAFADPTAPVDAPPRESIELRALVFHAP, encoded by the coding sequence ATGGGACTGCTCAACGAGAAGATCACGGCCGGTGCATTCGTCACCGCGGATCTGAACTATCTGGCACCGATCAATGGCCGCCCTCGCACCTATACATTCGATCCTCCGGCAGGAGAGCCGCGCTCCAACGCGGAGCCGGAGCCGCATGCGGTTGCGATCCATGATGTGCGGCCGAGCATCGATCAGTGGTCGCTCGATGAACACGGCTTTGCGGTGGCGCACCAGCACAGCGCGGTCTCCGACTTCTACGATGATGAGAACGTCAAGGGCGTCTACTATCCCGAAGCCGAGAAGCTGCTGAAAGACATCACCGGCGCGATCCGTGTCTTCATCTTCGATCATACCGTGCGCAAGCGCGTCGATGGCGTCAATGACCGCGGCGACGGCCCGCGCCAGCCAGTCGCGCGGGTACATGTCGATCATACGGATAGATCGGGTCCGCAACGTGTCCGCGATTTGATCCCGGAGGACGCGGAAGAATTGCTCAAGGGTCGGGTGCAGATCATCAATCTTTGGCGTCCGATCCGCGGCCCGTTGAAGGATTCGCCGCTGGCGGTCGCCGATGCGCGGACCGTTCGCTTTGACGAACTGGTCGGATCGGATCTGGTCTATCAGCACCGGGTCGGTGAAACCTACGCAGTGAAATTCAATCCGCAGCATCGCTGGTACTACGTGCCGGATATGACGCCCGACGAGATCTTGCTGCTGAAGTGCTATGATTCGGCCAAAGATGGCGTCGCGCGTTTCGCTCCGCACACGGCCTTCGCCGATCCGACCGCGCCTGTGGATGCGCCGCCGCGCGAGAGCATCGAGCTGCGCGCGCTGGTGTTTCACGCACCATAG
- a CDS encoding LLM class flavin-dependent oxidoreductase: MSERKLHLNVNLLHSGVYASAWRLPDSDPGAFYDVQHYVNVAKIAERGKFDAIFLADTPAITDRIDLRPFQSMEPTIVLASVAAATTHIGLIATASTTYNEPYNIARRFATLDHASGGRVGWNAVTTADASASRNFGLSNVLEHGLRYERAKEFAEVVHALWDSWEDDAFVGDKASARFVDISKVHAIDHRGTHYTVAGALTVPRSPQGRPITVQAGGSSDGRDLAAAQADAVFTLSQSIDDGVAYARDLRARAVAYGRPSDSIVILPGLATIIGSTEAEAQRRQDELWDLVPIQYSLSRLAGTLHVSPDILELDKPLPDIPLPANANQTMFKGTVAMARKDNLTVRQLLKALGGGVGHRIIVGTPEAIADDIEAWFRAGAADGFNLMPDVLPTGLAVFVDEVVPLLQKRGIFRRDYEGTTLRDHFGLERPPSRYAKRPAAAVTA, encoded by the coding sequence ATGAGTGAACGCAAACTGCATCTCAACGTGAACCTGCTTCATTCCGGCGTCTATGCATCGGCATGGCGGTTACCCGACAGCGATCCCGGCGCATTCTACGACGTGCAGCATTATGTGAATGTCGCGAAGATCGCCGAGCGCGGAAAGTTCGACGCGATCTTTCTCGCCGACACGCCGGCCATCACCGACCGCATCGACCTGCGGCCGTTTCAATCCATGGAGCCGACCATCGTTCTGGCTAGCGTGGCTGCCGCGACCACGCATATCGGCCTGATCGCCACCGCATCCACGACCTATAACGAGCCGTATAACATCGCACGTCGCTTCGCGACGCTCGACCATGCAAGCGGCGGCCGCGTCGGCTGGAACGCGGTGACCACGGCGGACGCGTCTGCGAGCCGCAATTTCGGCCTGTCGAACGTACTCGAACACGGCTTGCGCTATGAGCGCGCAAAGGAATTCGCCGAAGTCGTGCACGCGCTGTGGGACAGCTGGGAAGACGACGCCTTTGTCGGCGACAAGGCGTCGGCGCGCTTCGTCGATATATCGAAGGTCCACGCCATCGATCATCGCGGCACGCATTACACCGTGGCCGGTGCGTTGACCGTACCGCGCTCGCCGCAGGGACGGCCGATCACCGTACAGGCCGGCGGTTCAAGCGACGGCCGCGACCTCGCGGCGGCGCAGGCCGATGCGGTGTTCACGCTGTCGCAATCGATCGACGACGGCGTCGCCTATGCGCGTGATCTGCGGGCGCGGGCCGTCGCCTATGGCCGCCCGTCGGATTCCATCGTGATCCTGCCGGGCCTCGCGACCATCATCGGCAGCACCGAGGCCGAGGCGCAGCGACGGCAAGACGAATTGTGGGACCTGGTGCCGATCCAGTACAGCCTGTCGCGCCTGGCAGGAACACTGCATGTCTCGCCCGACATCCTCGAACTCGACAAGCCATTGCCGGACATTCCACTGCCGGCCAATGCCAACCAGACGATGTTCAAGGGCACCGTCGCCATGGCCCGCAAGGATAATCTGACGGTGCGGCAACTGCTCAAGGCGCTGGGCGGCGGGGTCGGCCATCGCATCATCGTCGGAACGCCCGAGGCGATCGCCGACGATATCGAGGCCTGGTTCAGGGCCGGCGCCGCCGATGGCTTCAACCTGATGCCTGACGTCTTGCCGACCGGTCTGGCCGTGTTCGTCGACGAAGTCGTCCCCCTGCTGCAAAAGCGCGGTATCTTCCGCCGCGACTACGAGGGAACCACGCTGCGCGACCACTTCGGATTGGAACGTCCGCCCAGCCGCTATGCAAAGCGCCCCGCAGCGGCCGTCACGGCGTGA
- a CDS encoding ABC transporter substrate-binding protein: protein MRKISISARASIAIVSVMLGGQLAQAQEGKPVSGGAITWGVATEPSCFDPHRASQQAAFFVARNYIDSLVGKKTDGTFAPWLATEWSISPDGKEYTYKLREDVVFHDGEKFDAAAVKANYDFVKKPENATNAVALLQYFDRAEVVSPYVVKLILTQPDSTFLESTSNVKLGIISPKALAKGDLCGGGPLLAGSGPFVFERYSRGQSAVFVRNKDYKWGPGYAAHTGPAYLDRVTLRFLPEAAVRAGALTSGQVDLIEGVQPTDAPLFADQAEFKLLTGPSGASTSFTFNINYTIPPADDVRVRRALRDGFDLEPLVKQVYLGTVPRAWSIIGPANPAYNKALVGAWGNNIAGANKLLDEAGWTGRDSEGFRTKNGVRLKIDVGYPQPYVRDNREVLIQGIQAALRKNIGFDLNLRIITAGEYAKNNANGNWTIYPNTDNPSDPARELWDMLGSKGFLYSNIANPDPQITGLIDEALRSTDVAKKRALTDEIQKLGVDQAFIVPMFAPSWFLAAKNNVNGLSFEAGLDSPSSAYDFWLAK from the coding sequence ATGAGGAAGATTAGTATTTCGGCGCGCGCGTCGATTGCCATCGTGTCGGTCATGCTTGGCGGGCAGCTTGCGCAGGCGCAGGAGGGCAAGCCGGTTTCGGGCGGCGCCATCACATGGGGCGTTGCGACCGAGCCGAGCTGCTTCGATCCGCATCGCGCCTCCCAGCAGGCCGCGTTTTTCGTGGCGCGCAACTATATCGACTCGCTGGTCGGCAAGAAGACCGACGGCACCTTCGCGCCATGGCTGGCGACTGAGTGGTCGATCTCGCCGGACGGAAAGGAATATACGTACAAGCTGCGCGAGGACGTCGTCTTCCACGACGGCGAGAAGTTCGACGCCGCGGCGGTGAAGGCGAATTACGATTTCGTCAAGAAGCCGGAAAACGCCACCAATGCAGTCGCGCTGCTGCAATATTTCGATCGCGCCGAAGTCGTGTCGCCCTATGTCGTCAAATTGATCCTGACGCAGCCGGATTCGACGTTCCTGGAGTCCACGTCCAACGTCAAGCTGGGCATCATCTCGCCAAAGGCCCTCGCCAAGGGCGACCTGTGCGGCGGTGGGCCGCTGCTGGCGGGCAGCGGGCCGTTCGTGTTCGAGCGCTACAGCCGTGGCCAGTCCGCCGTGTTCGTCCGCAACAAGGATTACAAGTGGGGACCGGGTTATGCCGCGCATACTGGTCCGGCCTATCTCGATCGCGTGACCTTGCGGTTCCTGCCGGAGGCTGCAGTGCGGGCCGGTGCGCTGACGTCGGGGCAGGTCGATCTGATCGAAGGCGTGCAGCCGACCGACGCGCCGCTGTTCGCGGATCAGGCTGAATTCAAATTGTTGACCGGTCCGTCCGGCGCCAGCACGTCGTTCACGTTCAACATCAACTACACCATTCCGCCCGCGGATGACGTGCGGGTCCGGCGCGCGCTGCGTGACGGTTTCGATCTCGAACCGCTGGTCAAGCAGGTCTATCTCGGTACGGTGCCGCGTGCATGGTCCATCATCGGCCCGGCCAACCCGGCCTATAACAAGGCGCTGGTCGGTGCGTGGGGCAACAATATCGCAGGCGCCAACAAGCTGCTCGATGAAGCCGGCTGGACCGGCCGCGATTCTGAAGGCTTCCGCACGAAGAATGGCGTGCGCCTGAAGATCGACGTCGGCTATCCGCAGCCTTACGTCCGCGACAACCGCGAAGTGCTGATCCAAGGCATCCAGGCCGCGTTGCGCAAGAATATCGGCTTCGATCTCAACCTGCGCATCATCACCGCTGGCGAATATGCCAAGAACAACGCCAACGGCAACTGGACGATCTATCCGAACACCGACAATCCATCGGATCCGGCGCGGGAGTTGTGGGACATGCTCGGCTCCAAAGGGTTTCTGTATTCCAACATTGCCAATCCGGATCCGCAGATCACGGGTCTGATCGATGAGGCGCTGCGCTCGACCGATGTGGCGAAGAAGCGTGCCCTCACCGATGAAATCCAGAAGCTCGGCGTCGACCAGGCCTTCATCGTGCCAATGTTCGCACCGAGCTGGTTCCTGGCGGCGAAGAACAACGTCAACGGGTTGAGCTTCGAGGCGGGTCTGGACTCGCCATCGAGCGCCTACGACTTCTGGCTGGCGAAGTAG